In Parus major isolate Abel chromosome 19, Parus_major1.1, whole genome shotgun sequence, a genomic segment contains:
- the PROCA1 gene encoding protein PROCA1, whose product MGWEHRSPVGGRSGAGGCAGAGASRGGGLWPARYRPRHITPPAATATGPVPPGGVTLPRGLPARDVPRQRQQHHPGSAGPSARCRAVPSRAGPPRVGGLRLSIRRLHGGEPSGAMCAPGLLCRLLLLLLLLLLLLLPPAPGAAPPGRPRARRGLTYPGTLWCGAGSNADSYEQLGEHQDTDRCCRDHDHCQHVIHPFTSRYGYRNLRWHTISHCDCDHRLKECLRRVNDTASRVVGQAFFNVIQVPCFEFTYREECVEPYLYVWCKTYNTVAVAVPREPVLYEFGGELIDRAARPRGAPLSPPWGSTGGGALPVDHHTGTAPKAVKKERKRKKNKGKGLKKKGSSEKGAWSHPAAADPWALLPSLGEASNTILSETPARESLGREPPPATPSPVPATSGKRRRKERNRKKRLKSKTEAEPA is encoded by the exons ATGGGATGGGAGCATCGTTCTCCCGTCGGGGGCCGCTCCGGGGCCGGGGGCTGTGCGGGGGCCGGCGCGTCACGGGGCGGGGGTTTGTGGCCGGCTCGTTACCGGCCCCGGCACATCACCCCACCGGCTGCCACAGCAACGGGGCCGGTCCCACCGGGAGGGGTGACCCTTCCCCGCGGGCTGCCGGCTCGGGACGTGCCccggcagcggcagcagcacCACCCGGGCTCTGCGGGACCCTCCGCACGGTGCCGGGCCGTGCCAAGCCGTGCCGGGCCGCCCCGAGTGGGCGGGCTGCGCCTCTCTATAAGGCGGCTCCACGGCGGCGAGCCGAGCGGTGCCATGTGCGCCCCGGGGCTGCTCtgccgcctcctcctcctccttctcctcttgctactgctcctgctgccacctgctCCCGGAGCGGCCCCGCCGGGacggccccgcgcccgccgcggGCTCACCTACCCCGGGACGCTGTGGTGTGGTGCGGGCAGCAACGCGGACAGCTACGAGCAGCTGG GGGAGCACCAGGACACGGACCGGTGCTGCCGGGACCACGACCACTGCCAGCACGTCATCCACCCCTTCACCTCCCGCTACGGGTACCGCAACCTGCGCTGGCACACCATCAGCCACTGCGACTGCGACCACAG gTTGAAGGAGTGCCTGCGGCGGGTGAACGACACAGCTTCACGGGTGGTGGGCCAGGCCTTCTTCAACGTCATCCAGGTGCCGTGCTTCGAGTTCACCTACAGGGAGGAGTGTGTGGAGCCCTATCTCTATGTCTG GTGCAAGACGTACAACACGGTGGCCGTGGCGGTGCCCCGAGAGCCGGTGCTGTATGAATTTGGGGGGGAGCTCATTGATCGGGCAGCCAGGCCCAGGGGAGCCCCCCTGAGCCCCCCGTGGGGCAGCACAGGGGGAGGAGCCCTCCCAGTGGATCATCACACTGGGACAGCCCCCAAAGCAGtcaagaaagagaggaagagaaagaaaaataaggggaaaggtctgaaaaagaaaggctCTTCTGAAAAGGGGGCATGGAgccatcctgcagctgctgatcCCTGGGCCCTGCTGCCGTCCTTGGGGGAAGCATCCAACACCATCCTGAGTGAGACCCCGGCACGGGAGAGCTTGGGCAGGGAGCCACCACCAGCCACTCCCTCCCCAGTCCCTGCCACcagtgggaagaggaggaggaaggagaggaacaGAAAGAAGAGGCTAAAAAGTAAAACTGAGGCTGAGCCAGCATGA
- the LOC107213021 gene encoding adenine phosphoribosyltransferase-like — protein MDLCHVPATREKGWYLALMAPNIKGPNYAWLDPSRLYCHPQGLQDCVADLLQPFQGDSIDMVAGIDAMGFILGAAAAATLQKGFLAIRKAGHLCVQTAAQPYTDYSGREKVMEVRTDAILPGLRILLVDQWVETGGTMRAAIELVERLGGVVAGVAAICMENSEGGKWIQERYKCSHCVPPSLQPHFDQHKFGWA, from the exons ATGGACCTGTGCCACGTCCCTGCCACCCGGGAGAAGGGCTGGTACCTGGCACTGATGGCCCCCAACATCAAAGGTCCCAACTATGCCTGGCTGGACCCCTCCCGGCTCTACTGCCACCCGCAA GGCTTGCAGGACTGCGTGGCCGACCTGCTGCAGCCTTTCCAGGGAGATTCCATCGACATGGTGGCCGGCATCGATGCCATGGGCTTCATCCTGG gtgctgcagccGCTGCCACACTGCAGAAAGGCTTCCTGGCCATCCGCAAAGCCGGGCACCTCTGTgtgcagacagcagcacagccctacACCGACTACTCGGGCCGGGAGAAGGTGATGGAGGTCCGCACCGATGCCATCTTGCCGG GTCTGCGCATCCTTCTCGTGGACCAGTGGGTTGAAACTGGGGGCACCATGAGAGCGGCCATCGAGCTGGTGGAGCGGCTGGGCGGGGTCGTGGCAG GTGTCGCTGCCATCTGCATGGAGAACAGCGAGGGAGGGAAGTGGATCCAGGAGCGCTACAAGTGCTCCCACTGTGTCccccccagcctgcagccccaCTTTGACCAGCACAAGTTTGGCTGGGCCTGA
- the RAB34 gene encoding ras-related protein Rab-34 isoform X1, with amino-acid sequence MNVLAPVRRDRVIADLPPCFRKEAALHTRPAFHPTVASACQEQRTGTVGFKISKIIVVGDLSVGKTCLINRFCKDTFDKNYKATIGVDFEMERFEVLGVPFSLQLWDTAGQERFKCIASTYYRGAQAIVIVFDVNDVASLEHTRQWLADALKENDPSNVILFLVGSKKDLSTPAQYSLMEKDALKVAQEMQAEYWAVSSLTGENVRDFFFRVAALTFESSVAAELERGSNTRRIGDTGSAARRATCTCQCPARNPSAASEGTAPVPSMLTPKRGDPGRPRGDVPASPSLPWPLACLGTPVQGGQEHVCGSCSYANPGTAAGGRCPQAPFCLN; translated from the exons ATGAACGTGCTGGCTCCGGTCCGCAGGGACAGGGTCATCGCCGACCTGCCCCCG TGTTTTCGGAAGGAGGCCGCCCTGCACACCCGCCCCGCCTTCCACCCCACTGTGGCCAGCGCCTGCCAGGAGCAGCGGACGGGCACTGTGGG GTTCaagatctccaagatcatcgTGGTGGGTGACCTCTCGGTGGGGAAGACCTGCCTGATCAACCG GTTTTGCAAGGACACTTTTGATAAGAACTACAAGGCGACCATCGGGGTGGATTTTGAGATGGAGCGGTTTGAGGTGCTGGGGGTGCCCTTCAGCTTGCAGCT GTGGGACACGGCCGGCCAGGAGCGTTTCAAGTGCATCGCCTCCACCTACTACCGGGGAGCACAGG ccaTCGTGATTGTCTTTGATGTCAACGACGTGGCGTCCCTGGAGCATACACG GCAGTGGCTGGCTGATGCCCTGAAGGAGAACGACCCATCCAACGTGATCCTCTTCTTGGTGGGCTCCAAGAAGGATCTGAGC ACGCCAGCACAGTACAGCCTGATGGAGAAGGACGCTCTCAAGGTGGCTCAGGAGATGCAGGCAGAGTACTGGGCTGTCTCCTCACTCACTG GGGAGAACGTGCGGGATTTCTTCTTCCGAGTGGCAGCCCTGACCTTTGAGAGCAGCGTGGCGGCCGAGCTGGAGCGCGGCAGCAACACCCGCAGGATCGGCGACACC GGATCAGCAGCAAGGAGAGCGACCTGTACCTGTCAATGCCCCGCAAGAAACCCAAGTGCTGCCAGTGAGGGGACAGCCCCAGTCCCCTCCATGCTCACACCAAAGAGGGGCGACCCCGGCCGGCCCCGAGGAGACgtccctgcctcccccagcctcccctggccccTCGCCTGCCTGGGCACCCCTGTCCAGGGTGGGCAGGAGCACGTGTGTGGCTCCTGCAGCTATGCAAACCCAGGTACTGCTGCAGGGGGAAGATGCCCTCAGGCTCCCTTTTGTCTTAATTAA
- the RAB34 gene encoding ras-related protein Rab-34 isoform X2: protein MNVLAPVRRDRVIADLPPCFRKEAALHTRPAFHPTVASACQEQRTGTVGFKISKIIVVGDLSVGKTCLINRFCKDTFDKNYKATIGVDFEMERFEVLGVPFSLQLWDTAGQERFKCIASTYYRGAQAIVIVFDVNDVASLEHTRQWLADALKENDPSNVILFLVGSKKDLSTPAQYSLMEKDALKVAQEMQAEYWAVSSLTGENVRDFFFRVAALTFESSVAAELERGSNTRRIGDTVRISSKESDLYLSMPRKKPKCCQ, encoded by the exons ATGAACGTGCTGGCTCCGGTCCGCAGGGACAGGGTCATCGCCGACCTGCCCCCG TGTTTTCGGAAGGAGGCCGCCCTGCACACCCGCCCCGCCTTCCACCCCACTGTGGCCAGCGCCTGCCAGGAGCAGCGGACGGGCACTGTGGG GTTCaagatctccaagatcatcgTGGTGGGTGACCTCTCGGTGGGGAAGACCTGCCTGATCAACCG GTTTTGCAAGGACACTTTTGATAAGAACTACAAGGCGACCATCGGGGTGGATTTTGAGATGGAGCGGTTTGAGGTGCTGGGGGTGCCCTTCAGCTTGCAGCT GTGGGACACGGCCGGCCAGGAGCGTTTCAAGTGCATCGCCTCCACCTACTACCGGGGAGCACAGG ccaTCGTGATTGTCTTTGATGTCAACGACGTGGCGTCCCTGGAGCATACACG GCAGTGGCTGGCTGATGCCCTGAAGGAGAACGACCCATCCAACGTGATCCTCTTCTTGGTGGGCTCCAAGAAGGATCTGAGC ACGCCAGCACAGTACAGCCTGATGGAGAAGGACGCTCTCAAGGTGGCTCAGGAGATGCAGGCAGAGTACTGGGCTGTCTCCTCACTCACTG GGGAGAACGTGCGGGATTTCTTCTTCCGAGTGGCAGCCCTGACCTTTGAGAGCAGCGTGGCGGCCGAGCTGGAGCGCGGCAGCAACACCCGCAGGATCGGCGACACCGTGC GGATCAGCAGCAAGGAGAGCGACCTGTACCTGTCAATGCCCCGCAAGAAACCCAAGTGCTGCCAGTGA
- the RPL23A gene encoding 60S ribosomal protein L23a — protein MAPKAKKEAVPPKTEAKAKALKAKKAVLKGVHSHKKKKIRTSPTFRRPKTLRLRRQPKYPRKSAPRRNKLDHYAIIKFPLTTESAMKKIEDNNTLVFIVDVKANKHQIKQAVKKLYDIDVAKVNTLIRPDGEKKAYVRLAPDYDALDVANKIGII, from the exons ATGGCGCCCAAGGCGAAGAAGGAGG CTGTGCCTCCGAAGACAGAGGCAAAGGCAAAGGCGTTGAAGGCCAAGAAGGCCGTCCTGAAGGGGGTCCACAGCCACAAGAAGAAGAAGATCCGCACGTCGCCCACTTTTCGCAGGCCCAAGACGCTGCGGCTACGGAGGCAGCCCAAATACCCCCGGAAGAGCGCCCCACGGAGAAACAA GCTGGACCATTATGCCATTATCAAGTTTCCTCTGACCACAGAATCAGCGATGAAGAAGATTGAGGATAACAACACTCTAGTGTTCATCGTGGATGTCAAGGCAAACAAGCACCAGATCAAACAGGCCGTCAAGAAGCTGTACGATATCGATGTGGCCAAGGTCAACACGTTGATTAG GCCTGATGGAGAGAAGAAGGCTTATGTACGACTGGCTCCAGATTATGATGCACTGGATGTGGCCAACAAG ATTGGAATCATCTAA
- the TLCD1 gene encoding TLC domain-containing protein 1: MGPGWRAASAALVGGSVAIFGAFRRLALALPQPAAVRSRPGRVWRWRNLLVSFAHSVLAGLWALFSLWHSPELLSDIQDGYSVSGHLLVCFSSGYFIHDTLDIIFNHQSRSSWEYLVHHAMAISAFVSLILTGRFLVAAVLLLLVEVSNIFLTVRMLLKMSNVPSPALYEANKYINLVMYFAFRLAPQAYLTWYFLRYVEVQGQGAFLTANLLLLDAMILMYFSRLLRSDFFPSLRKGSVGRDVDGEKFLID; encoded by the exons ATGGGCCCGGGCTGGCGGGCGGCTTCGGCGGCGCTGGTGGGCGGCAGCGTGGCGATCTTCGGGGCATTCCGCCGGCtggccctggctctgccacagcccGCCGCCGTACGGAGCCGTCCCGGTCGCGTCTGGCGCTGGAGGAATCTCCTCGTCTCTTTTGCACACTCCGTGCTGGCCGGGCTATGGGCCCTCTTCAG CCTCTGGCACTCTCCGGAGCTGCTCTCCGACATCCAGGACGGCTACAGCGTCTCAGGGCACCTGCTGGTCTGCTTTTCCTCAG GCTACTTCATCCACGACACCCTTGACATCATCTTCAACCATCAGTCCCGCTCATCTTGGGAGTACCTGGTGCACCATGCCATG GCCATCTCTGCCTTCGTCTCACTCATCCTCACAGGCCGTTTCCTGGTGGCAGCagtactgctgctgctggtggaggtgAGCAACATCTTCCTCACGGTGCGAATGCTGCTGAAGATGAGCAACGTGCCTTCCCCAGCACTCTACGAGGCCAACAAGTACATCAACCTGGTGATGTACTTCGCCTTCCGCCTGGCGCCCCAGGCTTACCTCACCTGGTACTTCCTCCGCTACGTGGAGGTGCAGGGCCAGGGTGCCTTCCTCACCGCCAACCTCTTGCTGCTCGATGCCATGATCCTCATGTACTTCTCCCGCCTCCTCCGCTCcgattttttcccctccctgcgCAAGGGCTCTGTGGGCAGAGATGTAGACGGTGAGAAGTTTCTGATAGACTGA